The DNA window ACAGAAATCTGTTTTTAAAAGTCAAGAAAATAGCTTGATAATTTGACATAATCTATTTTATTTTATACAAAATGAAGATGGTTTTGAAATTATATATTCTAAAAATTTGAAGTAAGCATTTATTTTAAAAATAAATGAATTAGACTACATAAACATACAAAATATGGGATTTTATATCCTAATCTAGATACATCCACAATTGTACTCTTATAGTATAAATATCACATTATTGATGTATAACTAAAACTATGCTATTATTTATTTGGCTATTAAATTGAATTAATATAATATTATATAAGGAGATGTAATATATGCTGCACTCTTTTTCGAGAACAGAGATGTTGATAGGGACAGAAGGTTTACAAAAACTTAAGGAAAGTAAAATTGCAATATTTGGGATTGGAGGAGTTGGCAGCTTTTCAGCGGAGGCTCTCGCTAGAAGTGGGGTAGAATCTTTTGTACTTGTAGATGACGATGATATTTGCCTTACTAACATAAATAGACAGATACATGCCACTAGAAAGACAGTAGGTAAGCCTAAAGTAGATATTATGAAGGAGCGTATATTGGATATCAATCCAAAAGCAAATGTGATTGCTCATAAAGAACTATATAATAGTGATAGTGCTGAAAGGTTATTAAAAGACGATTATACCTATGTAATAGATGCTATAGATATGGTTTCAGCAAAACTGGACTTAATTGAAAGATGTAAAAACAGAAATATTCCCATAATCAGTGCCATGGGAGCTGGTAATAAATTAAATCCTACTATGCTTGAGGTATCAGATATTTATAAGACCAGCGTTTGTCCTCTAGCAAAAGTAATGAGGAAAGAATTGAGAAATAGAAATATTAAAAGCCTCAAGGTCGTATATTCAAAGGAAATACCAATTGTACCTCAAAATATTAGTGGAAATTGTAAGACTGACTGTATTTGTCCAAACAAGGATAGAACATGTGCTGTAAGAAGACAAATTCCAGGGAGTGTTTCATTTGTTCCCTCAGTGTCAGGATTAATTATTGCCTCTGAGGTTATTAAAGATATTTTGGGTATAAATAATATGTAACTTATGATTTGGAGGTGAAATATGGAACAGATTGGGTTTGTCATCACCACTAATGAGGATATGGCAAAAGTCGTAGTTGGAAGAACATCGGCATGTGGAGAAAATTGTGCTTCATGTGGTTCAAGCTGCAATACGCCAGGCGTTTCATTGGAGATAAGAAATACTCTAGGTGCTAAGCCTGGAGATTATGTAGAACTTAAATCACATACAAGTCAGATTATAAAGTTTGCCGCTATTGTATATCTAGTTCCATTATTAGCCATGATAGCAGGAATTGCAGGAGGCATAAATATTTTTAAATCTGCTGGCTATGCTGGCTATGAAACATATGGCTTTCTCGTAGGCTTAGTATTTTTAGGATTGTCTTATATCGTATTGAGGATAATCGATAAGAAAATCAAGAGGAAAGATAAAGTTATTATTGAGATGACAAGAATATTAAACAATTGATTCTGCTTTTATCGGATATACTCTAGGGGGTGTCTGGATGGAAACTATTAAGGAAAATAATAATGACAATATTTTAAAAAGACTTAGAAGAATTGAAGGGCAGATAAAAGGAATACAGAGAATGGTAAGTGAAGACAAGTATTGTGGAGATATTTTAATACAGATAGCAGCTGCTAGAGCGGCACTTAATAAAGTTGGTGGAATTATTTTAGAAAGTCATATGAAGGATTGTCTAAAAAAGCATCTTGAAAGCAAAGGAGAAGATGAAGTTTTAGACAATCTAATAGATACCATGATTAAATACACTAAGTAACATAACTTTACTATTAAATCAACTAAATAGACAAAACAATATATATAAAACAAAAAATAGCCTTGATAAAATGCAAAATTTTTCAGGCTATTTTACTTTTTATTGAATTATCTTTTAGTTTTTTGATTAAGTAAAGCCCTACTAAATGAAGAAGATACGATTATTCCTATTGCAATTGCCAATGCAATAAATATAGCTTCTGTGCCTAATTCAGCAGCGCTTATAAAATCTTTGTTAATTACCTCTAACATTGTATAGTACATTCCTGCACCTGGTACTAATGGAACAATTCCTGGTATTATAAATATTGTAGCAGGTTTTTTAAAATGCTTAGCCATAAATTCACCTAAGAAACCTACTGTTATGGCCGCCAAAAGTGTACCTCCAATTGAAGAAGAGAACAATCTAACTGAAATAATATATACTACCCAGCTCATCGCACCGCCTAAGCTAGATTTAATGATTGAGTCCTTAGGTATGTTAAAAAACACACCAAAACCTGCAGTAGATAAAAAGGCATAAACAAATTGCTTTATATAAAACAAAATTACATTCCCCCATGAAAAATAATTAGCATTAGTCCTACTCCAAAGGCAACAGATAGTGCGACAATTACAGCTTCAAAGCCTCTTGACATGCCTGCAAGAAAGTCTCCCAGCATAGAATCTCTAGCAGCATTTGTTATCGCTACTCCTGGAACTAATGGCATTATAATACCAATTATTATTTTATCCATATTACTTCCTAATCCAAGTTTAACTGATATTATGGCTAAAAAAGTACCGATAGCTGCTGCCACAAAATTATTTATAAAGTATATCATATTAATTTTTCCAAGCATACTATTAGTTTTTATTACTAGCATACTTATGAGAAATGTACAGATAAAGTCATTAATAGTTCCTCCAAATAAAAGGGAGAAAAATCCTGCACCAAATCCACCAAATAAAATATTGGTAAGGCTATGATATGCTTTCTTACTATCTATTTTTTCAAGGTATTTAAAGCCCTCATCAATTGTCATTTCAGAGCTAACAAAATTTCTTGAAAATTCATTCACCAGAGCAATCTTATTTAAATCTATGGTTCTACTTTTAGTTCTCTGTATGTATGTTAATATATCATCACCAAAACCAATTGATAATAGTATTCCAGTAGGAGTTACAAAGGGGCCAGAATATGTGATATAGCTTCTTGATTCACATATCCTAGAAATTGTATCTTCCACACGATAGGTTTCAGCTCCACTTTCAAGCATTATTTTACCAGCTAGAGTCGCCATGCTTAGTAATCTTTTAGCTTCTCTTTTTGTCTCCACTATAACACCTCCTCATACGTTATAATTTTATTATATCAAAACAATACTATATTTAAATATCTAAATAATCATTACAATATTATACATAATAAGTCTAATAAAATAAACTTTTTATTAAAAACAATTAATAACTATTTATTATATTCTACTTAAATGATATATTATATATGGAAAAGGTATTAAATAATATGCTTTATAAAAAGTCTATTTAAAGAAAGGAGACAAATGATTATGGATTTTAGTAACCTTAGAGAATTTGACCCAGAAATAATGAAAGTAATCGAGCAAGAAACAGAAAGACAAAGAAGTAAAATTGAACTTATTGCATCAGAGAACTTTGTTAGTAAGCAAGTAATGGAGGCAATGGGAAGCCAATTAACAAATAAGTATGCAGAGGGTTATCCAGGAAAGAGGTACTATGGAGGCTGTGAATTTGTTGATATAGCAGAGGATCTTGCTAGGGATAGATTAAAGAAGCTTTTTGGAGCAGATCATGCTAATGTCCAACCTCATTCTGGGGCAAATGCAAATCTTGGAGTATACTTTGCAGTACTAAAGCCTGGTGATAAGGTTCTAGGTATGAATCTTTCTCATGGCGGTCATTTGACTCATGGTAGTCCAGTAAATATTTCTGGTACATACTACAACTTTGTAGCTTATGGTGTTGATAAAGAAACTGAAACTATAGATTATAATCAAGTGAGAGAAATTGCATTAAGGGAAAGACCTAAACTCATAGTTGCAGGAGCCAGTGCTTATCCTAGAGTAATAGATTTTGCAAAATTTAGAGAAATAGCTGATGAAGTAGGAGCATATTTAATGGTTGATATGGCTCACATAGCAGGTCTTGTAGCTGCAGGACTACATCCAAGTCCAGTTCCTTATGCAGACTTTGTTACAACTACAACTCATAAAACTCTTAGAGGACCTAGAGGTGGAGTTATACTTTGTAAGGAAGAATTTGCTAAGCAAATTGATAAATCAATATTTCCTGGTATTCAAGGTGGTCCACTAATGCATGTTATTGCTGCAAAAGCAGTTAGTTTTAAGGAAGCATTAGAAGATGGTTTTAAAGATTATCAAAAACAAGTTTTAAAGAATGCTAAAGCTTTAGCTGATAGTCTTGTAGAAAAAGGTTTTAGACTTGTCTCGGGTGGAACTGACAACCATTTGATGCTTGTAGATGTTAGAAACAAAGGCTTAACTGGTAAAAAGGCAGAAGCATTACTCGATCATATCGGTATAACTACAAATAAAAATACTATACCATTTGAAACTGAAAGTCCTTTTGTAACTAGTGGTCTTAGAATTGGTACTCCTGCTGTTACTACAAGAGGTATGAAAGAGGAAGACATGAAAGAAATTGCAAATATCATTAGTCTAACTCTTGAAGAAAAAACTGATGAAAATACTTTAAAGGGCTTAGTTAAATCGCTTTGCGATAGATTCCCACTTTACTAAAATAGTTAAGTTAATTATGAGTGAAAAGGTATTATTTGATTTTTTAAATCCTATAATGCCTTTTCTTTTGTTTTATGGTGAATATATGGTTTATTAGAGGGGAAAATAATATTATGAAAAAACAATGAAATAAAGTAGGTGAGTAATTGTTTAAATATGGTTTTATAATAGTGCCAGCTATTGTCGTAGGATTTTTGTCTAGAGCCTCCATGCTAAGAGTTGATTATAGGCAGTATCCAAGCTATCCACAAGGTGTTTTATCTCATTTGACCCTTGGAATGATAGCTGCTTCTCTTGGATCAGTAGCAGTTCCTGCAATTGTTTCGAATGAATTTGCAGCATTTACTTTTTTATCTCTTGCAGCTCAACAATTTAGAGATGTTAGAAGCATCGAAAGGCAAAGCTTAGATAATATTGAACCTACAGAGCTAGTTCAAAGAGGAACAGCATACATTGAAGACATAGCAAAAGCTTTTGAGGCAAGAAATTATGTTACAATGCTTGTGTCCTTAATTACAAGTATTGTAATCTATATATTGTTTAAAATTGAATTACCAAAAACTTATTCAATGATTGGAGGTATTGTTGCAGGAATAATTACATTTTATATATTGAATAGAGCTATATCAAGGCAAATTGTAGAAGAAATTGCAAATGTAAAGCCTGCAGCCATATCGTTTAATGGAGCAACACTACTAATAAATGATATACCCATCATAAATATCGGGCTTGAAGCCTCTAGAGAGATATACTTAAAAAATGGAATAGCTGCCGAAATAATTCCACATGATGAAGATGGAATCAGCACACTTGCCAATATAGGTCAAAGGCAGGCAATAGTCCATAATGCGGCCGTTCTCTTAGGATTAAGGAAGGACGTGGATGAACCTGATTTCACTCCAATAGCAAGAAGAAATCCTCATACAGGAAGCGTTGTCATGGTAATAGTTGCACTTGAGCCTGATGTCGAATGTCTCGTGGAAGCAATCAAGAAAACTCTAGTTCTAGAAAGTTCAAAACGCAAGCCTTTACAGTCCTATATTGGGAGAAAGGCTGCTGATTAAAGGAGTAGGAACATGGATATTGGAATAAAGGATAATATTTTAGCAATAATAACGATAGATGAAAAAGTAGTCTCTGGAGGAAACGTCCCTACCTTTTATGCTAAGAATACTGAGGAACAAAAGAGGGTAGCTTTAGTAATATCAAAGATTACAACTGGCATGGTGCATGACTTAGAAAATGGATGTTTAGTGATAGTTAGACATTAAATCTAAGGTATAATGAATATTCATTATGCCTTTATTTATTTGTACAATTATTATTAAGCACAATAAGCTGGATTATGCTATAATTATTGAAGAATATATGGAATGTTTAAATAATCATGATATAATATTAATACTAGGTACTAAAATTAGGTATAATAATATAGTTTAATATAATAGTGCTATGTTTAAATTTTATTATTTTAGAAGGAGATATTATGGAAGTAAATAATTATGAGGTTAATACCTATTACGATGGGAAAAATATTATTGATAATGTGGATGAAAACAGCATAGCTGAAGAACTGGGAATAGAGTCAGGAGATATACTTGTTTCAATAAATAACAATAAGATTACAGATATTATTGATTATAAGTATCTAATTACAGATGATTTCATAACTCTAACTATTCAAAAAAAAGATGGGGAGCTATGGGATATTGAAATTGAAAAAGATTTTTACGAAGATATAGGTATAACTTTTACTAATCCCCTTATTGATAAAGCAAAAAATTGTAAAAATAAATGTATCTTTTGTTTCATAGATCAGCTTCCAAAGGGAATGAGAAAGACTTTGTATTTTAAAGATGATGATTCTAGATTATCTTTTTTACAAGGTAATTTTATAACATTGACAAACCTTAGCGATGAAGAAATAGATAGAATAATTAGATATAGATTAAGTCCTATTAATGTATCAGTACATACTACAGATCCAGAGCTAAGAGTAAAGATGTTAAATAACAAAAATGCAGGAAAAGTCTATGATATTCTAAAAAGATTTAGTGATGCAGGAATAGAAATGAATTGCCAAATAGTTCTTATACCTGGTATCAACGATGGAGATAATCTTAATAAAACTTTAAAAGACCTATCATACCTTTATCCCAATATATCTAGTGTTGCAGTTGTACCTGTTGGCCTTACAAAGTATAGAGAAGGATTAAGCCAGTTGAGCACATATGATTATGAAACTGCCAATGAGCTTATAGAATTTATTCACAATAAAGAAAGAGAATATTTAAAGGATATAGGAACTAGATTTGTTTTTGCTTCAGATGAATTCTATATTTTAGCTAAGAAGCCAGTTCTTGAATATGAGGATTATGAGGGATTTCCCCAATATGAAAATGGAGTAGGTCTAATAAGATCCTTTTATTGTGAAGTTCAAGAAGCTCTTTTGGATATTAAAGAGAACTTAGTCTTAGATAGGAGTTTTACTATTGCTACGGGAACACTGTCCTATGATTTTATCAAGGAAATAGCTAGTATGGTTATGGCAAAAATAGATGGGCTTAATTTAAATGTAGTCCCAATAATTAATGAGTTTTTTGGGGAAAAAATTACGGTGTCAGGACTAGTTACTGGTGGAGACTTAATTAATCAATTAAAAACATGCGAAATAAAGGATGGACTAATTATTCCGAGCTCTATGCTTAAAAGTGGAGAGAAAGTATTCTTGGATGACATCACAGTAGCTAATATTGAAAACAGCTTAAATACAAGGATTATAATATCAGATATTGACGGCGAAAAGTTCGTTGATATTTTTAAAAATGAGATGAGGTGCTAAAATGACAAGACCAATAGTTGCAATTGTTGGAAGACCAAATGTGGGTAAATCCACTCTTTTTAATAAAATTGCTGGAAAGAGAATATCTATTGTTGAAGATATGCCTGGCGTTACCAGAGATAGAATATATGCAGAGGGAGAATGGCAAAACAAATATTTTACTATGATAGATACAGGCGGAATTGAGCCAAAAAGCAATGATGTAATAATGTCTCAAATGAGAAGACAGGCTGAAATGGCAATAGAAACTGGCGATGTCATTCTTTTTATAGTTGATGGATTAGAAGGAATAACTGCTACAGATAGAGAAGTTGCTGATATGATTAGGAGAACTAAGAAGGAAGTTGTGTTAGTCGTTAACAAAATAGATACTCCAAAAACTCCAGATACTATTTATGAATTTTATGAATTAGGATTAGGAACTCCAATTGTTATTTCTGCAGGGCAGGGATTAGGTCTTGGAGATTTATTAGATGAAGTTGTAAAGCATTTTCCAGAAGATAAGGATGTTGAATATAATGAAGATGTCATTAAGGTCGCTGTAATTGGTAAACCTAATGTAGGAAAATCATCACTTATTAATAAAATATTAGGTGAAGAAAGAGTAATTGTTAGCGATATTGCAGGTACTACAAGGGATGCAATAGATACATATTTTACTCATGGAGAAGATGAATATGTATTTATAGATACAGCAGGAATGAGAAAAAGAAAGAGGGTAAATGAAAATATAGAACGATATAGTGTAGTGAGATCACTTACTGCAATAGAAAGAGCGGATGTTTCCATAATAGTAATAGATGCTGTAGAGGGAATCACTGAACAGGACACAAAAATCGCAGGCTATGCTCATGACAATGGAAAAGCAGCTATAATTGCAATAAATAAATGGGATCTGATTGAAAAGGAGACAAACACCTATTTAAAATTTGAAGAAGATATAAAAAGAATATTGTCTTTTATGAGCTATGCTCCAATTATCTTCATTTCGGCTGAGACTGGTAAAAGAGTTGATAAGCTATTAGATTTAGTAAAGGTAGTTTCAAATAACCATTCGATGAGAGTATCAACGGGTACCTTAAATGACATTATTGGAGAGGCAGTACTAATGAATCAACCGCCTTCAGATAAGGGGAAAAGACTAAAAATATATTATGGTACGCAAGTAGGTATTAAACCACCTAAGTTTGTCATATTTATTAATGACGAAGAACTTATGCATTTTTCATATGCAAGGTATCTAGAAAATCAAATTAGGCAGTCCTTCGGTTTTGAAGGAACACCTATTCAATTTGAATTTCGAGAAAAGGGAGAGAAGGGGGAGTAATCTTGTCTGGTATCATAGCTGTTATATTCATTGGCTATGGGGTGGGTAATTTTGCCACATCCTATATATTAGGAGAGCTTTTTAAGAAAACCGACATTAGAAAGCATGGAAGTGGCAATGCAGGTGCTACCAATGCTTTAAGAGTGTTTGGGGTAAAATTAGCTGCTGCTACATTTGTTATTGATGCATTGAAAGGTGTTCTGGCAGTAATTATTGGCAGATTAATACTAGGAGATGTGGGAGGGTTAATTGGAGGAATTTCTGTAGTGGTGGGTCATAACTGGCCTATACTATTGAAATTTAAAGGTGGTAAAGGAATTGCTTCCACGATAGGTGTAGTTACAACTATTAACTATCAAATAGCTTTAATATGCATTATTGTTGGACTAGTAATTGTAATTAAAACTAGATATGTTTCATTAGGCTCTATTACAGCCATATCTTTATTACCAATATTAATAGTAGTCATGGTCAGACCTTTTGATTTATATTTCTTTATTTTTTCTTTATTATTAGTGGCTATGGCTATTTTCAGGCATAGAAGTAATATAAAAAGATTAATTAACGGAAATGAATCAAAATTAGGGAAAAAAGCGATTTAACAAGGAGTGAACTAAAGTTGAAGAATATTTGTATACTTGGGGGAGGTAGCTGGGGTACAGCATTAGCTATTGTACTTGCTAAAAAAGGCTATAATATAGATTTATGGTTAAGAGATAAGAAGCAGTGTGATGAAATCAACATTGCAAGAGAAAATTTGAAGTATTTACAGGGGATTCTATTACCTAATAATATAAATGCAACAGACGATATAACTAAGGCAGTTTCTAACAAAAAGATAATAGTTTCAGCAGTCCCTTCTCACGCAGTTAGAGAAACTATGAGAGCAATAAGAAATCACACTTGTAAAGAACCTATTATAGTTAATGTAGCAAAAGGAATAGAAATAGATACCTTGCTGAGAATTTCTGAAATAGTAAAAAAAGAGCTGCCTAATGCGGAATATGCTATTTTATCAGGGCCATCTCATGCAGAAGAGGTTGCCAGAGATATACCAACTACAGTTGTAGTAGCCTCCGCAAAAAAGGCTGTAGCAGAGCTCATTCAAGATGTTTTTATGACTCCTAAATTTAGGGTATATACTAATCCAGATGTAATAGGAGTAGAATTAGGTGGAGCATTAAAAAACGTAATAGCTCTAGGTGCAGGAATATCAGATGGACTGGAATATGGGGATAATACAAAGGCTGCACTGATGAATAGAGGCTTTGTCGAAATAGCTAGAATTGGTGAAGCTATGGGTGCTAACAAGATGACCTTTGCAGGATTATCTGGAATAGGGGACTTGATTGTCACATGCACAAGTATGCATAGCAGAAACAGAAGAGCAGGAATTCTAATAGGACAAGGCTATAGCCTGGAGAAAGCCACTGAATCCATTGGAATGGTAGTGGAAGGCATAAAAACCACTAAAGCAGCATATCAGCTTTCTAAAAAATATGGTGTCATTATGCCTATTACAGAAGAAATATTTAAGGTTCTTTATGAAGGGGCAAATGTAAAAAATTCTGTTGTTAACCTGATGCTTAGGGATAAGACTCATGAAATAGAAGATATAGTTAATGAGGATCAATTCCTTTGGTAAAGACATGCGAATCGCATGTCTTTTTTTTATTGGCATGTCATAATGTTTAACTCTAGAGTCATATATATAACTAAAAGGTCTTTGTTTTTCTAGAATCTATGTTTATCTTTGTAGCGAGTAAACGGCTATAAAGAGATAAATATATATTTTTATTATTTTGTAAAGGAGGCTTGTTAAGTGGATAAGTATGATATTTACAGAGATATTTCAGAAAGAACTGATGGCGACATCTATATTGGAGTAGTTGGTCCAGTTAGAACAGGAAAATCTACTTTTATAAAAAGATTTATGGAAAAACTAGTTGTGCCCAATATAGACAATAAATTTAAAAAAGAAAGAGCAAATGATGAGCTACCTATGAGTGGCTCAGGAAAAACTATAATGACGACAGAACCAAAATTTGTACCTACGGATGCAGTAGAATTGACATTAAAAGACAATGTGAAATTTAGAGTAAGAATGGTAGATTGCGTTGGCTATTTAGTTAAAGGAGCCTTAGGCCATGAAGAAAATAATATACCTAGAATGGTAACAACTCCATGGTATGAAAAGGAAATTCCATTTGAAGAAGCAGCTGAAATAGGAACTAGAAAAGTAATTACTGATCATTCAACAATAGGGATTGTAGTAACAACAGATGGTTCAATTACAGATATTGATAGATCTAGTTACATTAAAGCAGAAGAGAGGGTTATTAGTGAACTTAGGGAGTTAGAGAAACCATTTGTTGTACTTCTTAACTCAAGACATCCAGAGCTAGATAGTACCATAGCTTTGAGAGAGAATTTAGAGGAGAAGTACAAAGTACCAGTCATAGCTGTAGATTGTCTTAACATGGAAATGGAAGAGATAAATAAGATACTTGAAAAGGTATTATTAGAATTCCCAATAAAAGAAATAAATATCAATCTTCCGCAATGGATTGAGGGATTGCCAAAAAATCATTGGGTTAAAAATACAATTCTTAGCTCAATTAAAGAAATAGTTCATAATCTTCAAAGGCTCAGCGAAATAAACTATGCTGTAAGCAGATTTGGCGAGCTTGATATAATAAATGCTGTTAAGATTAAGGGTATTGAGCTTGGAGAAGGGGTAGCAAATATTGAGATGAATGTTGATGGCCAACTGTTCTATCATATCCTAAATGAACTAACGGGATATAGAATTGAAGGCGAGCATCAATTGCTAGGATTAGTAACAGGCTTGGCTAAAGCAAAGAAAGAATTTGACAAGGTTGAAAGAGCTTTA is part of the Proteiniborus sp. MB09-C3 genome and encodes:
- a CDS encoding tRNA threonylcarbamoyladenosine dehydratase, with product MLHSFSRTEMLIGTEGLQKLKESKIAIFGIGGVGSFSAEALARSGVESFVLVDDDDICLTNINRQIHATRKTVGKPKVDIMKERILDINPKANVIAHKELYNSDSAERLLKDDYTYVIDAIDMVSAKLDLIERCKNRNIPIISAMGAGNKLNPTMLEVSDIYKTSVCPLAKVMRKELRNRNIKSLKVVYSKEIPIVPQNISGNCKTDCICPNKDRTCAVRRQIPGSVSFVPSVSGLIIASEVIKDILGINNM
- a CDS encoding SoxR reducing system RseC family protein, which produces MEQIGFVITTNEDMAKVVVGRTSACGENCASCGSSCNTPGVSLEIRNTLGAKPGDYVELKSHTSQIIKFAAIVYLVPLLAMIAGIAGGINIFKSAGYAGYETYGFLVGLVFLGLSYIVLRIIDKKIKRKDKVIIEMTRILNN
- a CDS encoding metal-sensitive transcriptional regulator; this encodes METIKENNNDNILKRLRRIEGQIKGIQRMVSEDKYCGDILIQIAAARAALNKVGGIILESHMKDCLKKHLESKGEDEVLDNLIDTMIKYTK
- a CDS encoding threonine/serine exporter family protein, translated to MFYIKQFVYAFLSTAGFGVFFNIPKDSIIKSSLGGAMSWVVYIISVRLFSSSIGGTLLAAITVGFLGEFMAKHFKKPATIFIIPGIVPLVPGAGMYYTMLEVINKDFISAAELGTEAIFIALAIAIGIIVSSSFSRALLNQKTKR
- a CDS encoding threonine/serine exporter family protein, with the protein product METKREAKRLLSMATLAGKIMLESGAETYRVEDTISRICESRSYITYSGPFVTPTGILLSIGFGDDILTYIQRTKSRTIDLNKIALVNEFSRNFVSSEMTIDEGFKYLEKIDSKKAYHSLTNILFGGFGAGFFSLLFGGTINDFICTFLISMLVIKTNSMLGKINMIYFINNFVAAAIGTFLAIISVKLGLGSNMDKIIIGIIMPLVPGVAITNAARDSMLGDFLAGMSRGFEAVIVALSVAFGVGLMLIIFHGGM
- the glyA gene encoding serine hydroxymethyltransferase, with product MDFSNLREFDPEIMKVIEQETERQRSKIELIASENFVSKQVMEAMGSQLTNKYAEGYPGKRYYGGCEFVDIAEDLARDRLKKLFGADHANVQPHSGANANLGVYFAVLKPGDKVLGMNLSHGGHLTHGSPVNISGTYYNFVAYGVDKETETIDYNQVREIALRERPKLIVAGASAYPRVIDFAKFREIADEVGAYLMVDMAHIAGLVAAGLHPSPVPYADFVTTTTHKTLRGPRGGVILCKEEFAKQIDKSIFPGIQGGPLMHVIAAKAVSFKEALEDGFKDYQKQVLKNAKALADSLVEKGFRLVSGGTDNHLMLVDVRNKGLTGKKAEALLDHIGITTNKNTIPFETESPFVTSGLRIGTPAVTTRGMKEEDMKEIANIISLTLEEKTDENTLKGLVKSLCDRFPLY
- a CDS encoding YIEGIA family protein produces the protein MFKYGFIIVPAIVVGFLSRASMLRVDYRQYPSYPQGVLSHLTLGMIAASLGSVAVPAIVSNEFAAFTFLSLAAQQFRDVRSIERQSLDNIEPTELVQRGTAYIEDIAKAFEARNYVTMLVSLITSIVIYILFKIELPKTYSMIGGIVAGIITFYILNRAISRQIVEEIANVKPAAISFNGATLLINDIPIINIGLEASREIYLKNGIAAEIIPHDEDGISTLANIGQRQAIVHNAAVLLGLRKDVDEPDFTPIARRNPHTGSVVMVIVALEPDVECLVEAIKKTLVLESSKRKPLQSYIGRKAAD
- a CDS encoding DUF512 domain-containing protein encodes the protein MEVNNYEVNTYYDGKNIIDNVDENSIAEELGIESGDILVSINNNKITDIIDYKYLITDDFITLTIQKKDGELWDIEIEKDFYEDIGITFTNPLIDKAKNCKNKCIFCFIDQLPKGMRKTLYFKDDDSRLSFLQGNFITLTNLSDEEIDRIIRYRLSPINVSVHTTDPELRVKMLNNKNAGKVYDILKRFSDAGIEMNCQIVLIPGINDGDNLNKTLKDLSYLYPNISSVAVVPVGLTKYREGLSQLSTYDYETANELIEFIHNKEREYLKDIGTRFVFASDEFYILAKKPVLEYEDYEGFPQYENGVGLIRSFYCEVQEALLDIKENLVLDRSFTIATGTLSYDFIKEIASMVMAKIDGLNLNVVPIINEFFGEKITVSGLVTGGDLINQLKTCEIKDGLIIPSSMLKSGEKVFLDDITVANIENSLNTRIIISDIDGEKFVDIFKNEMRC
- the der gene encoding ribosome biogenesis GTPase Der, which gives rise to MTRPIVAIVGRPNVGKSTLFNKIAGKRISIVEDMPGVTRDRIYAEGEWQNKYFTMIDTGGIEPKSNDVIMSQMRRQAEMAIETGDVILFIVDGLEGITATDREVADMIRRTKKEVVLVVNKIDTPKTPDTIYEFYELGLGTPIVISAGQGLGLGDLLDEVVKHFPEDKDVEYNEDVIKVAVIGKPNVGKSSLINKILGEERVIVSDIAGTTRDAIDTYFTHGEDEYVFIDTAGMRKRKRVNENIERYSVVRSLTAIERADVSIIVIDAVEGITEQDTKIAGYAHDNGKAAIIAINKWDLIEKETNTYLKFEEDIKRILSFMSYAPIIFISAETGKRVDKLLDLVKVVSNNHSMRVSTGTLNDIIGEAVLMNQPPSDKGKRLKIYYGTQVGIKPPKFVIFINDEELMHFSYARYLENQIRQSFGFEGTPIQFEFREKGEKGE
- the plsY gene encoding glycerol-3-phosphate 1-O-acyltransferase PlsY, whose protein sequence is MSGIIAVIFIGYGVGNFATSYILGELFKKTDIRKHGSGNAGATNALRVFGVKLAAATFVIDALKGVLAVIIGRLILGDVGGLIGGISVVVGHNWPILLKFKGGKGIASTIGVVTTINYQIALICIIVGLVIVIKTRYVSLGSITAISLLPILIVVMVRPFDLYFFIFSLLLVAMAIFRHRSNIKRLINGNESKLGKKAI
- a CDS encoding NAD(P)H-dependent glycerol-3-phosphate dehydrogenase — encoded protein: MKNICILGGGSWGTALAIVLAKKGYNIDLWLRDKKQCDEINIARENLKYLQGILLPNNINATDDITKAVSNKKIIVSAVPSHAVRETMRAIRNHTCKEPIIVNVAKGIEIDTLLRISEIVKKELPNAEYAILSGPSHAEEVARDIPTTVVVASAKKAVAELIQDVFMTPKFRVYTNPDVIGVELGGALKNVIALGAGISDGLEYGDNTKAALMNRGFVEIARIGEAMGANKMTFAGLSGIGDLIVTCTSMHSRNRRAGILIGQGYSLEKATESIGMVVEGIKTTKAAYQLSKKYGVIMPITEEIFKVLYEGANVKNSVVNLMLRDKTHEIEDIVNEDQFLW